Below is a window of Terriglobia bacterium DNA.
CATCACGTCGTGGGAGCCGAGGCGTCCCGGGCGCGGTTCCCGCTCCGCCGCGGCGCCCGGCCGCGGCCGCTCCGCCTGGTAGCCGCGCGTCCCGGCCGCGGCGGCGGAGATCAGCCCGTCTCGGACTTGAGCGCGGTGATCTCCCGCATCTGCGTCCGCTGGAGCTGGATTCCCTGGATCGCGAAGCCCTTGAGCGCCCGCTCGAGATCGCGCGTAGGATGCACGTACCGCTGACGCCGGTCGCGCCCGATCATCTCGCGGGAGATCAGGTCGTCCGCGAGGAGCACGTAGCGCGATAGCCTTTCGTCCTCGGCCTCGGGACGCCCGTGGGAAAAGAGGAAGAGCCCCCCTCCGTCCCGGAGGATGCGGCGGAACTCTCCGCCGACCTCCGCGAGGCGGTCCGGCGGGACGAAATCGGCGGCCTCCCATGCGAGGACCAGGTGGAACAGCGCGTCCGGCTGGTCGAGCCGCACCGGAGCGACCTCGGGAGGCGGCTCCCCTGGCCGCCGCACCGGCACGGGCGGCGGGGGCTCGAAATCCTCGACGTGCACACGAGCGCCGCGTCCGGCGAGGTACACCACCGACTCCCCGCACAGCGGCCCGAGCACGAGGATCTCGGGCTTGCCCTCCCGAAACGCGCGCGCGAGGACGCGCGCCAGGCCACCGCAGGGGCGCCCCTTGAGGGCGGCGACGGGCGCCGCATCGCCGTCCGCCGCGGCAGCCGTCGTGTCCTTCTCTCGTGGCCTCAGGGCCACCGGCCGACCCCGCGCCCGCCCGGCTCTAGGCGGCGCCGCCCGTGGCGCCGGGGATCCCGGGTCTCGGAGGAGCGCCGGGAGCGCCGGGCTTGCGGTCCATGTCGATGCTGCCCTTGAATCGGGCGCCGTCGGCCAGCACCACTCTCGGCGCGACGATGTCCCCCCTCATCGAGCCGGTGGCCGCCACTTCCACCTTGTCGTCCGCGGTGATGTTCCCCACCACTTCGCCGATCACCATCACCGTCTTGGCCTGAATCTCGGCGGTGATCTTCCCGTTGGCGCCGATCGTCAGGTTGTGGTCCTTGAGACCGATCTTGCCGTCGACCTTCCCCTCAATGGTGAGGTCCTCGTTCCCGGTGAGCTCCCCTTTGATCTGAATCGACTGACCGATGTTCACGAGCTTCTCCATCGTGCTCCCCCGTGTCGCCGGGGCGCCCGCGGGGCCGGGCGCGCCCTCCTGAGGCGCCGGACTTCGCTCCGGCTCGGGTTTTTGGCGGTTCCAGACCTTTCCGTTCAACGCTGCCCCCGGGTCCGCCGCGCTCGCCGGCGGAGTTCGGAACGGCGGATTATACTCCCACCCCTCCGGGAGCGCCGTGGGCGCCGCCCGGACCAGGAGCGGCCTTGGCACCGATGACGCCTCCGGCCCCCTCCCGCATCCGGCGCGTCGCGGGGATCCTCGTCGTGCTGGCGGCGACGGCCGCCGGCGGCTCCGCCGCGCGGTCGGCGAAGGCCCCCGAAATCAAGGACTGGCCCGACGGTCCCGTCCGCTACATCATGTCGGACTTGGAGGTGCGCGCCTTCAAGCAGTTGAAGGACGACGCCTCGCGGGCGATCTTCGTCGAGCGATTCTGGGCGAAGCGGGATCCGACCCCGAACACTCTGGCCAACGAGTACCGCCAGATGTTCTGGCAGCGGGTCAGGGAGGCCAACGACAAGTTCGTCGACAGCTCCAAGCCCGGGTGGATGACCGACCGCGGGAAGATCTTCGTCCTCTACGGGCCGCCCACGTCGATCGAGGAGGACTCGAACGCCCAGATCGAGGGGTTGACGCCGACCACGACCCGCGGGCTCATCCGCTGGCTCTACGAGGGGCGCCCGGCTCCCAACAAGTCGCTTGACACCATCGTCGTCGTCCCGTTCGCCCGCGACGTCTCGGGGGAGTACAAGCTGTCGCAGGATCCACGGCTCGCCAGCGTGTTCTTCGATTTCGACGCGCTCAAGGACAAGAACTCGGCGTTCTGGAACAACTGGCTGAGCACCCGGGCCTGGCCCGGAGGAAAGAACGACCTCGGCGTCATGCTCGACCAGGGCACGCTGCAGGCGATCCCGTCCCAGGAGGAGTACCTCATCGGGCGGGTCGAGACGTTCGAGACCTATGCCGCCCACTCGGTCGCGGCGGAGGTGGACCGGTACCGGCCTCAGGGATTCGAGGGGAAGACGCTCGTGACCGTCACGGTGAGCATCCCCGAGCGCGACTACGAGACCGTTCCCTCGATCCTCGCGAGGTTCACGCCGCTCGATGCCACGAAGGCCCAGCGCATCCTCGGCGAAGGATCGTTCCACGTCGACGGATCGGGGAGCGAGAGGGTCGCGCAGGGACGGCTGTTCCTGGACCCCGGGACCTGGACGCTCACGATCCTCGTCGCGGATCCGGAGGGGAAGAGCAACGGCATCCAGCATTCCGACCTCGAGCTCCCGGCTCCCAAGGCGGGCCTCGGCGTCAGCGACGTGGTCCTCGCCCGGTCGCTCGAGCCGGTCGCTTACGCGTCGCTGGCCTCGTACGAGGAGCCGTACCTCGTCGGGTCGTTCCGCGTCGTCCCGCTGCCCGGCAGGTCGCTCCACCGCGGCGACGCGGTGAACGTGTTCTACGAGATCTACGGCGGGCACCCTCCCTACCGTGTCGTCTACCGGATCGAGGGGAAGGAGAACGACGGGCGGTTCACGGCGCTGGGGAAGCCTGTCGTGCTGGATCCGGCCCAAGGGGCGCAGGGCTGGTCGCTCCCGACCGGCGACCGCTGGCCGGCGGGCGATTACCGCGTCCGGATCGAGGTCACCGACGCGGCCGGAGGCTCGGCCACGGCGAGCGTCCCGTTCGCGCTGGCCGCTCGCGAGCCGTCCTGATCCGGTGCTCCCGATGCATCGACACGCGCCGGCGTCAGCCGTGCTCGTCCTGCTCGGGCTCCTCGCTTCGTCCGCGTCGGCGAGGGCCGGCGGCGACGCCGCGGAAAAAGTCTCCGCCGGCGGCTCTTTGGCGTGGGTCTTCTCCCGCGATCTCGACCTCCTCGGCGACCTCCGCGCCGACCTCCCCTTCGCCGTGGCGGGCGGCCGAAGTGTCTACCTCTCGGTGGACGCCCTCACCGCCATCGAGAAGGCCACGTCGAGCTTCACGTTCACGGTGCGTGAGGTGGACTCCACCCTCGAGGCGGGCCTCAGGAGCCCACTCCCGTCGGGGCGCGTGATCTCGGTGTTCGCGGGACGACGCGGAAAAGAGAGGGTGGACGCCGCCTCTGACCCGTTCGTGACGTACGTCGGCGCCGGCGTCGAGTCCCCGGGCTTCAGGGGCGCGTCCTGGTCCCGCCCGCTCGAATGGCACGTGGAGGCTTCGGTCGTGGCGGCTCGACGGGACGTCGAGGCCACGGCGCTGGCGCAGGGAGACGTGAGGTGGCTCCACCGCGCGCGCGGGCTCGCGGTCGGCGCCGACGCGAAGGTCGACGTGCTCGCCGCGCGGGGTACCGGGTTCACGGCCGACGTCGCGGCCGGCCCCAGGATCGACTTCGAGCTTCCCGGCGGGCGGCGGGTCGCGTTCTTCGCTCGCTACCTCCGATCGCGCCAGCCCCTGGGAGTCCAGGTCACCTCTCTGACCGCGGGGTTCGATTACGCCGAGGGACCGTTCGCGGGACCCGCGCCACGCCCCACGCCGCCCGACGTGGGCGGGAGCGTGGCGGCGGGGACCGGCGGCGGTCGCTCCGCAGGACGCCTCGAGATCCTCGTGCTCTCTCCCCCCTTCCTGGGCCTCTGCCGCGCCGTGCTGGACGTCGACGCGAACGTGCTGACCGGGCGGGACACCGACGAGCTCTACTACCTCTACGACCTGGGCGTCGAGCGCGAGACCCGCGGCCGGGTGCTGGGCATCTACGCCTACCACCGCTCCAACCACCAGCTCGCGCATCCGAACGACACGATCACGAGCCTGAACGTGATCGAGGCGGGGCTCGAGTCGCCGGGGTACGGCCGCGCCGTGCCGCTCGCCGCCGGGTCGCGCCTCGGGATCCTCGACTATCGCGCGAGGGCCGGGGCGGTGGTCCAGTCCACCGGAACCGCGTCGCGGCGCTGGAACGCCCGCGGCGGCGTCCGCTGGTCCCTTCCACGGGAGGGGTGGCGCGCCGTTCCGTT
It encodes the following:
- a CDS encoding class I SAM-dependent methyltransferase, with product MALRPREKDTTAAAADGDAAPVAALKGRPCGGLARVLARAFREGKPEILVLGPLCGESVVYLAGRGARVHVEDFEPPPPVPVRRPGEPPPEVAPVRLDQPDALFHLVLAWEAADFVPPDRLAEVGGEFRRILRDGGGLFLFSHGRPEAEDERLSRYVLLADDLISREMIGRDRRQRYVHPTRDLERALKGFAIQGIQLQRTQMREITALKSETG
- a CDS encoding polymer-forming cytoskeletal protein, whose protein sequence is MEKLVNIGQSIQIKGELTGNEDLTIEGKVDGKIGLKDHNLTIGANGKITAEIQAKTVMVIGEVVGNITADDKVEVAATGSMRGDIVAPRVVLADGARFKGSIDMDRKPGAPGAPPRPGIPGATGGAA
- a CDS encoding GWxTD domain-containing protein; its protein translation is MTPPAPSRIRRVAGILVVLAATAAGGSAARSAKAPEIKDWPDGPVRYIMSDLEVRAFKQLKDDASRAIFVERFWAKRDPTPNTLANEYRQMFWQRVREANDKFVDSSKPGWMTDRGKIFVLYGPPTSIEEDSNAQIEGLTPTTTRGLIRWLYEGRPAPNKSLDTIVVVPFARDVSGEYKLSQDPRLASVFFDFDALKDKNSAFWNNWLSTRAWPGGKNDLGVMLDQGTLQAIPSQEEYLIGRVETFETYAAHSVAAEVDRYRPQGFEGKTLVTVTVSIPERDYETVPSILARFTPLDATKAQRILGEGSFHVDGSGSERVAQGRLFLDPGTWTLTILVADPEGKSNGIQHSDLELPAPKAGLGVSDVVLARSLEPVAYASLASYEEPYLVGSFRVVPLPGRSLHRGDAVNVFYEIYGGHPPYRVVYRIEGKENDGRFTALGKPVVLDPAQGAQGWSLPTGDRWPAGDYRVRIEVTDAAGGSATASVPFALAAREPS